One Actinomycetota bacterium DNA segment encodes these proteins:
- a CDS encoding (Fe-S)-binding protein, with protein MTSNNPLIDENMVQTILETGNTAAGLPPRVEVLEKHGLPYDREAENVVISGCQVMYLLPQVIASLARVLEKGGMSYTFLSREYCCGNYLYRPAIQARDQEAMEECRELSRKFVALNLEKAGELGARRLIIFCSPCYPIYRHAFPEEDIVFYPQALAEVMDVIPWEGEVDYYAGCYRLHRKFSPVPMDLESAEEVFSRLRGLQVNRIGAPSCCYKPEGIAHLVDNLRADTLVTICTGCYGQALAAVPLEKGVEVLMLPQLVEKAMEGRDAS; from the coding sequence TTGACGTCAAACAACCCGCTCATCGATGAGAACATGGTCCAGACCATATTGGAGACCGGGAATACCGCCGCCGGGTTGCCTCCAAGGGTGGAAGTCCTGGAGAAGCACGGTCTGCCCTACGACCGGGAGGCGGAGAACGTGGTGATCAGCGGCTGCCAGGTTATGTACCTCCTCCCGCAGGTCATAGCCTCCCTGGCCCGGGTGCTGGAAAAGGGAGGTATGTCCTACACCTTCCTCTCCCGGGAGTACTGCTGCGGCAATTACCTTTATCGCCCGGCCATCCAGGCTCGCGACCAGGAAGCAATGGAGGAATGCCGGGAACTCTCCCGGAAGTTCGTGGCCCTGAACCTTGAAAAAGCCGGAGAACTCGGGGCCCGGCGCCTCATCATCTTCTGTTCTCCCTGCTACCCGATCTACCGGCACGCCTTCCCGGAGGAGGACATAGTCTTCTATCCCCAGGCCTTGGCCGAGGTCATGGACGTCATCCCCTGGGAAGGGGAAGTGGATTATTACGCGGGATGTTACCGCCTGCACCGGAAATTTTCACCCGTGCCCATGGACCTGGAATCCGCGGAGGAAGTATTTTCCAGGTTAAGAGGCCTGCAGGTAAACCGCATCGGCGCCCCGAGCTGCTGCTACAAGCCCGAGGGAATAGCCCACCTGGTGGACAACCTCCGCGCGGACACGCTGGTCACCATCTGCACGGGCTGTTACGGCCAGGCGCTGGCCGCGGTGCCGCTGGAGAAGGGGGTTGAGGTACTCATGCTTCCCCAGCTGGTGGAGAAGGCCATGGAGGGCCGGG